One Cicer arietinum cultivar CDC Frontier isolate Library 1 chromosome 8, Cicar.CDCFrontier_v2.0, whole genome shotgun sequence DNA segment encodes these proteins:
- the LOC101510438 gene encoding ARM REPEAT PROTEIN INTERACTING WITH ABF2-like, whose amino-acid sequence MHLQPPPLLENDPVQKPLPFEHEVEKGSAFALGLLAVKPEHQQLIVDSGALKHLVDLLKRHKNGLTSRAINSLIRRAADAITNLAHENSSIKTRVRMEGGIPPLVNLLEFADTKVQRAAAGALRTLAFKNDENKNQIVECDALPTLILMLRSEDAAIHYEAVGVIGNLVHSSPNIKKEVILAGALQPVIGLLSSCCSESQREAALLLGQFAATDSDCKVHIVQRGAVRPLIEMLQSPDVQLREMSAFALGRLAQDAHNQAGIAHTGGLMPLLKLLDSKNGSLQHNAAFALYGLADNEDNVPDFIRVGGIQRLQDGEFIVQATKDCVAKTLKRLEEKIHGRVLNHLLYLMRVSDKAFQRRVALALAHLCSADDQRKVFVDHNGLELLIGLLCSSSPKQQLDGAVALCKLANKATAVSPVDAAPPSPTPQVYLGEQYVNNATLSDVTFLVEGKRFYAHRICLLASSDAFRAMFDGGYREKDARDIEIPNIRWEVFELMMRFIYTGSVDITLDIAQDLLRAADQYLLEGLKRLCEYTIAQDVSLENVSSMYELSEAFNAISLRHTCILFILEHFEKLSARPGHSHLILLIIPEIRNYFVKALSKGSSSIQA is encoded by the exons CCAGAACATCAACAACTCATTGTTGACAGTGGCGCCTTGAAGCATCTTGTTGATCTTTTGAAGAGACATAAGAATGGATTAACATCACGTGCCATTAATAGTCTCATTCGGAGGGCTGCAGATGCAATCACTAATCTTGCTCATGAGAATAGCAGTATTAAAACCCGTGTCAG GATGGAAGGTGGGATTCCACCATTAGTTAATTTGCTTGAATTTGCTGATACAAAAGTGCAAAGAGCAGCTGCTGGTGCACTGCGAACCCTGGCTtttaaaaatgatgaaaataagAATCAG ATTGTTGAATGCGATGCGCTTCCAACTCTGATTCTGATGCTTCGGTCTGAAGACGCTGCTATTCATTATGAAGCG GTTGGTGTTATCGGAAATCTAGTCCACTCTTCCCCCAATATAAAGAAAGAAGTTATTCTTGCTGGAGCCTTGCAACCTGTTATTGGACTACTTAG CTCCTGTTGTTCTGAAAGCCAGAGGGAAGCAGCGTTGTTACTTGGACAGTTTGCAGCGACTGATTCAGACTGCAAG GTTCACATTGTTCAGAGAGGTGCTGTACGGCCTTTGATAGAGATGCTTCAGTCCCCTGATGTTCAGCTCAGAGAAATGTCTGCGTTTGCATTGGGGAGATTGGCCCAG GATGCACATAACCAAGCTGGTATTGCACACACTGGCGGCTTAATGCCATTACTGAAGCTTCTTGACTCAAAAAATGGGTCTTTGCAACATAATGCTGCTTTTGCTCTTTATGGCCTCGCAGATAATGAG GATAATGTGCCAGATTTTATCAGGGTAGGTGGAATTCAGAGACTACAGGATGGAGAGTTTATTGTTCAA GCAACTAAGGATTGTGTTGCTAAGACATTGAAAAGACTAGAAGAGAAGATTCATGGCCGT GTGCTGAACCATTTGCTGTATCTTATGAGAGTTTCAGATAAGGCGTTCCAAAGGCGAGTTGCTTTGGCTCTTGCTCATCTTTGTTCTGCAGATGACCAGAGAAAAGTATTTGTTGACCACAATG GGTTGGAATTGCTTATTGGGCTTCTTTGCTCATCCAGCCCTAAGCAGCAACTTGATGGTGCTGTGGCTTTATGCAAGTTGGCCAACAAAGCTACTGCTGTGTCTCCCGTAGATGCTGCTCCTCCATCTCCAACACCCCAG GTCTATTTGGGAGAGCAGTATGTAAACAATGCTACATTGTCCGACGTTACATTTTTGGTTGAAG GTAAACGGTTTTATGCTCACAGGATCTGTCTACTGGCATCTTCAGATGCATTTCGTGCAATGTTTGATGGCGGTTATAGG GAGAAGGATGCAAGGGACATTGAGATTCCAAATATTAGATGGGAGGTCTTTGAGCTGATGATGAG ATTTATATATACTGGATCAGTTGATATCACTCTTGATATTGCTCAAGATCTCCTCCGAGCAGCTGATCAATATCTCTTAGAAGGGCTTAAGAGATTATGTGAATACACGATTGCACAG GATGTATCGCTGGAGAACGTGTCAAGTATGTATGAACTTTCGGAAGCCTTCAATGCTATATCATTGAGACACACATGCATCCTTTTTATCTTGGAGCACTTTGAAAAACTAAGTGCAAGGCCAGG ACACTCTCATTTGATTCTGCTTATAATACCAGAGATCCGCAATTACTTTGTTAAAGCTCTTTCAAAGGGGAGCTCCAGCATCCAAGCGTAG